Proteins encoded in a region of the Zunongwangia endophytica genome:
- a CDS encoding helix-turn-helix domain-containing protein codes for MAIIINLDRILEREGMKSNELADKIGITTANLSILKTGKAKAVRFSTLEAICEILNCQPGDILEYQEEN; via the coding sequence ATGGCGATAATTATTAATCTAGATAGAATTTTGGAACGCGAGGGCATGAAGAGCAACGAACTTGCCGATAAAATCGGCATTACTACGGCAAACCTTTCTATTCTGAAAACCGGAAAAGCCAAAGCAGTAAGATTCTCAACCTTAGAAGCGATATGCGAAATACTAAACTGCCAACCTGGAGATATTCTTGAATACCAAGAAGAAAATTAA
- a CDS encoding M61 family metallopeptidase translates to MRLPLLLLFVCTISFAQQNQYSISFENAVHHEAKINIRFPEIENDTLTVRMSRSSPGRYAIHEFAKNVYDFKATDSEGKQLEVSRPDPYSWAITNHSGIVNIEYTLFANRGDGTYSQIDPTHAHLNMPATFMFAESLQDRAIEIEYNTESQPDWKVATQLKHIKGNTYTAPNLQYFMDSPTEISNFRMKKFELDGKTIRFVLHDPSSDDLFSAYFQKVKKIVEQEMKVYGELPNFDYGEYTFLACYMPNVSGDGMEHRNSTILTDTETLANGGMKGNIGTVSHEFFHAWNVERIRPKALEPFNFTKANMTGALWFAEGFTSYYTNLILCRAGIISAEDYINGLSGSFNYVWTSPALQYFNPIEMSYQAPFVDAATSLDPVNRANTFISYYSYGSVLGLALDLELRDQDLNLDDFMKLVWETYGKPEKPYKVEDIQHLLKQYAGKKFGEDFFNKYIYNSEMPKYEPLLAKMGINISRKAEEADLGISVENKDSMVVMTNNPKIGTSAYKGGLDKGARILAINEQIVENTEEFKKITSALKPDEEISIKFSIYGEEKTTELIVGSNPSYEIKINADAKKKEVKNREKWLSGK, encoded by the coding sequence ATGCGTTTACCCCTACTTTTACTTTTTGTCTGCACGATTAGTTTTGCTCAGCAAAATCAATACAGCATCTCTTTTGAAAATGCCGTGCATCACGAAGCGAAAATCAATATTAGATTTCCTGAAATTGAAAATGATACACTAACGGTAAGAATGAGTAGATCTTCCCCAGGTCGATACGCTATTCATGAATTTGCGAAAAACGTTTACGATTTCAAGGCTACCGATAGCGAAGGAAAACAGCTGGAAGTTTCTCGACCAGACCCATACTCTTGGGCTATTACAAATCATAGCGGAATCGTAAATATCGAGTACACTCTTTTCGCCAACCGTGGCGATGGTACATACTCCCAAATCGATCCTACACACGCTCATCTAAATATGCCGGCGACCTTTATGTTTGCTGAAAGCTTGCAGGATAGAGCTATAGAGATCGAATACAATACTGAAAGTCAGCCAGATTGGAAAGTAGCTACACAGCTAAAGCATATTAAAGGGAATACATACACCGCTCCCAACCTTCAGTACTTTATGGATAGCCCAACTGAAATTAGCAATTTCAGAATGAAAAAATTTGAGTTGGACGGGAAAACCATTCGGTTTGTGTTACACGATCCAAGCAGCGATGACCTTTTCTCAGCGTACTTTCAGAAGGTAAAAAAAATCGTGGAGCAAGAAATGAAAGTTTACGGCGAATTGCCCAATTTCGATTACGGGGAATACACTTTTTTAGCCTGTTACATGCCAAATGTTTCGGGAGACGGAATGGAACATCGCAACAGCACCATTTTAACGGATACTGAAACTTTGGCCAATGGAGGCATGAAGGGAAATATTGGCACTGTTTCCCACGAGTTTTTCCATGCATGGAATGTGGAGCGCATTCGCCCAAAAGCTTTAGAACCTTTTAATTTCACAAAAGCGAATATGACGGGTGCACTTTGGTTTGCTGAAGGCTTCACTAGTTATTACACTAACTTGATTTTATGCAGAGCAGGAATTATTTCTGCGGAAGATTACATAAACGGTCTAAGCGGTAGCTTTAACTATGTTTGGACATCTCCGGCACTTCAGTATTTTAATCCTATTGAAATGAGCTACCAGGCACCTTTTGTAGATGCGGCAACTTCTTTGGATCCAGTAAATAGAGCAAATACGTTTATTTCTTATTATTCCTACGGAAGTGTTTTGGGACTAGCCTTAGATCTAGAATTACGCGATCAAGATCTTAATCTAGATGATTTCATGAAACTGGTTTGGGAAACTTACGGAAAACCAGAAAAACCATATAAGGTTGAAGATATCCAACACCTCTTAAAACAGTATGCGGGCAAAAAATTTGGAGAAGACTTCTTCAATAAATATATCTACAATAGCGAAATGCCAAAATACGAACCGCTTTTGGCCAAAATGGGGATCAATATTTCAAGAAAAGCAGAGGAAGCTGATCTGGGAATTTCCGTAGAAAATAAAGATAGCATGGTGGTTATGACGAATAATCCTAAAATAGGAACATCAGCTTATAAAGGAGGTTTGGATAAAGGTGCTAGAATTCTAGCCATTAACGAGCAAATTGTAGAAAACACAGAAGAATTCAAGAAAATAACTTCAGCATTAAAACCTGATGAAGAAATTAGCATCAAATTCAGCATTTATGGAGAAGAAAAAACTACTGAATTAATTGTAGGCAGTAATCCTTCTTACGAAATAAAAATAAACGCCGATGCAAAGAAAAAGGAAGTCAAAAATCGTGAAAAATGGCTTTCAGGGAAGTAA
- the atpD gene encoding F0F1 ATP synthase subunit beta, whose protein sequence is MSKVTGKVAQVIGPVVDVSFSAENVELPKIYDSLEIKREDGSILVLEVQTHIGEETVRAISMDSTDGLSRGVEVVATGAPIQMPIGNDVYGRLFNVVGDAIDGLGNLPKAGKDGLPIHRDAPKFEDLSVSTEVLFTGIKVIDLIEPYAKGGKIGLFGGAGVGKTVLIQELINNIAKGHGGLSVFAGVGERTREGNDLLREMLESGIIKYGDDFMHSMEDGGWDLKKVDKKVMKESKATFVFGQMNEPPGARARVALSGLTIAEYFRDGAGEAQGKDVLFFVDNIFRFTQAGSEVSALLGRMPSAVGYQPTLATEMGAMQERITSTKNGSITSVQAVYVPADDLTDPAPATTFAHLDATTVLSRKIAELGIYPAVDPLDSTSRILAPDILGNDHYDCAQRVKELLQRYKELQDIIAILGMEELSEEDKLAVSRARRVQRFLSQPFHVAEQFTGLKGVLVDIKDTIKGFNMIMDGELDHLPEAAFNLKGTIEEAIEAGEKMLAES, encoded by the coding sequence ATGTCTAAAGTAACAGGTAAAGTTGCCCAGGTTATTGGCCCTGTAGTTGATGTTTCCTTCAGCGCAGAGAACGTAGAATTACCAAAGATTTACGATTCTTTGGAGATTAAAAGGGAAGATGGTTCTATTTTAGTTTTAGAGGTTCAAACGCATATTGGAGAAGAAACTGTAAGAGCTATCTCTATGGATTCTACAGATGGGTTAAGCCGTGGTGTAGAAGTTGTAGCTACCGGAGCTCCTATCCAAATGCCTATTGGTAATGATGTTTACGGACGTCTTTTTAACGTGGTAGGTGATGCTATCGACGGTTTAGGAAACTTACCGAAAGCAGGGAAAGATGGACTTCCGATTCACCGTGATGCTCCAAAATTCGAAGACTTATCTGTTTCTACTGAAGTTTTATTTACTGGTATTAAAGTAATCGATCTTATCGAGCCTTATGCAAAAGGTGGTAAAATTGGATTATTTGGTGGTGCTGGTGTTGGTAAAACTGTACTTATTCAGGAATTAATTAACAACATAGCGAAAGGCCATGGTGGTCTTTCTGTATTTGCCGGTGTAGGCGAGCGTACTCGTGAAGGGAATGACCTTCTTAGAGAGATGCTTGAATCTGGTATTATCAAATACGGTGACGATTTTATGCATTCCATGGAAGATGGAGGATGGGATCTTAAGAAAGTAGATAAGAAAGTAATGAAGGAATCTAAAGCTACTTTCGTATTTGGACAGATGAATGAGCCACCGGGAGCACGCGCGCGCGTCGCTTTATCTGGTCTTACTATTGCAGAATACTTCCGTGATGGTGCTGGTGAAGCTCAAGGTAAAGATGTTCTTTTCTTCGTAGATAATATTTTCCGTTTTACTCAGGCAGGTTCAGAGGTGTCAGCACTTCTTGGTCGTATGCCTTCAGCGGTAGGTTATCAGCCAACGCTTGCTACAGAGATGGGTGCAATGCAGGAGAGAATTACTTCAACTAAAAATGGTTCGATTACATCTGTACAGGCGGTTTACGTTCCTGCGGATGACCTTACCGATCCTGCTCCAGCGACAACTTTTGCTCACTTGGATGCAACAACAGTACTTTCTCGTAAAATTGCAGAGCTAGGTATTTATCCAGCGGTAGATCCTTTGGATTCTACCTCAAGAATTCTTGCTCCAGATATTTTAGGTAACGATCATTACGATTGTGCACAAAGAGTAAAAGAATTATTACAGCGTTATAAAGAATTACAAGATATTATTGCGATTCTTGGTATGGAAGAGCTTTCTGAAGAGGATAAACTTGCGGTATCACGTGCAAGACGTGTGCAACGTTTCCTTTCTCAGCCATTCCACGTTGCAGAGCAGTTTACAGGTCTTAAAGGAGTGCTTGTAGATATTAAAGATACTATCAAAGGATTTAATATGATTATGGATGGTGAGTTAGATCACTTACCAGAAGCAGCTTTTAACCTTAAAGGTACTATCGAAGAAGCGATCGAGGCTGGAGAGAAAATGCTAGCTGAATCATAA
- the glmS gene encoding glutamine--fructose-6-phosphate transaminase (isomerizing), producing MCGIVGYIGHRDAYNVVIEGLKRLEYRGYDSAGIALYDGEQLKVCKTKGKVADLEKKVQESITSNGSIAIGHTRWATHGQPNDINSHPHLSNSGNLAIIHNGIIENYDSLRKELKKRGYTFQSDTDTEVLVNLIEDVIKNEGVKLGKAVQIALNQTVGAYAIAVFDKRKPDEIVVARLGSPLAIGIGENEYFIASDASPFIAYTNNAIYLEDGEMAVVRNGKDVKVRKIHNDSEVAAYVHELQLNLEQIEKGGYDHFMLKEIYEQPNAIRDTYRGRLLADQGIIKMAGVDDNIERIAKANRILIVGCGTSWHAGLVAEYAFEDMARIPVEVEYASEFRYRNPVITEDDVVIAISQSGETADTMAAIKLAKEKGAFVFGVCNVVGSSISRETTAGAYTHAGPEIGVASTKAFTTQITVLTLMALKLGKYKGTISDSDFRFHLQALEAIPQKIESLLKSDKIIKEIAETYKDTRNCIYLGRGYNFPVALEGALKLKEISYIHAEGYPAAEMKHGPIALIDEEMPVVVIAVRKGHYEKVVSNIQEIKSRKGKIISLVTEGDTEVKEIADHVIEIPETIESFTPLLTTIPLQLLSYHIAVMLGKNVDQPRNLAKSVTVE from the coding sequence ATGTGCGGAATAGTTGGATATATTGGGCATAGAGATGCTTATAATGTAGTTATAGAAGGTTTAAAGCGATTAGAATACCGTGGCTATGATAGTGCAGGTATAGCGCTTTATGATGGTGAACAGCTTAAGGTTTGTAAAACCAAGGGAAAAGTAGCTGATCTTGAAAAGAAAGTTCAGGAATCTATAACTTCTAATGGCTCTATTGCAATAGGCCATACGCGATGGGCAACTCATGGTCAACCCAATGATATTAATTCGCATCCACATCTTTCAAATTCTGGTAATCTTGCTATAATTCATAACGGAATTATTGAAAATTACGATTCGCTTCGTAAAGAATTGAAAAAGCGTGGCTATACTTTTCAAAGTGATACCGATACTGAAGTTTTGGTGAATCTTATTGAAGATGTTATCAAAAATGAAGGAGTAAAGTTAGGTAAAGCTGTTCAGATAGCGTTAAATCAAACAGTAGGCGCTTATGCAATTGCTGTTTTTGATAAAAGAAAGCCCGATGAAATTGTAGTCGCAAGACTAGGAAGTCCTTTAGCAATTGGGATAGGTGAAAATGAATATTTTATAGCCTCAGATGCTTCACCATTTATAGCTTACACCAATAACGCTATTTATCTGGAAGACGGAGAAATGGCGGTTGTAAGAAATGGAAAGGATGTTAAGGTTCGTAAAATTCATAATGATTCTGAAGTTGCTGCTTACGTTCACGAACTTCAATTGAATCTTGAGCAAATAGAAAAAGGTGGTTACGATCACTTTATGCTTAAAGAAATATACGAGCAACCTAACGCTATAAGAGATACATATAGAGGGCGCTTGTTAGCCGACCAGGGAATTATAAAAATGGCCGGTGTAGACGATAATATAGAACGTATCGCCAAAGCTAATCGAATCTTAATTGTAGGATGTGGTACATCTTGGCATGCCGGTTTAGTAGCCGAATATGCTTTTGAGGATATGGCCAGAATTCCTGTTGAGGTAGAATATGCTTCAGAATTTAGATATAGAAACCCTGTTATTACTGAAGATGATGTTGTTATAGCTATTTCCCAAAGTGGGGAAACAGCAGATACTATGGCCGCTATTAAATTAGCGAAAGAAAAAGGTGCTTTTGTATTTGGTGTTTGTAATGTAGTAGGTTCATCCATTTCTAGAGAAACTACCGCGGGCGCGTACACTCATGCGGGACCAGAAATTGGGGTAGCTTCAACAAAAGCATTTACAACTCAAATTACGGTTTTAACCCTAATGGCGTTAAAGCTTGGAAAATATAAAGGAACGATTTCAGATTCAGACTTCAGATTTCATCTTCAGGCGTTAGAAGCAATTCCGCAGAAAATAGAAAGTCTTTTGAAATCAGATAAGATTATCAAGGAGATTGCTGAAACCTATAAGGATACTCGAAATTGTATTTACCTGGGAAGAGGTTATAATTTTCCTGTAGCATTAGAAGGCGCGTTGAAGTTAAAGGAGATTTCTTATATCCATGCTGAAGGTTATCCAGCCGCAGAAATGAAGCATGGTCCTATTGCACTAATCGATGAAGAAATGCCAGTTGTAGTAATTGCTGTTCGTAAAGGACATTACGAAAAAGTAGTTAGTAATATTCAGGAAATAAAATCTCGAAAAGGAAAGATAATTAGCTTAGTTACTGAGGGCGATACTGAAGTTAAAGAGATTGCCGATCATGTAATTGAAATTCCTGAAACTATAGAGTCTTTTACTCCGTTATTAACAACAATTCCGTTACAATTACTTTCTTATCATATAGCAGTAATGCTTGGTAAGAATGTAGATCAGCCAAGAAATCTTGCAAAATCGGTAACGGTAGAGTAA
- a CDS encoding DUF4270 domain-containing protein translates to MNLYRRILKIATVPVVIFLLASCDEDFSNVGGEVIGNPSGVEVREYDINAYTVDLKSIESNRNFLVGVSPNQITHYPRLLGVYNHPVFGQKLASVLSQVSISQTSPQFPDGAILDSVVLNMPYYSRETRNADGDSEYTLDSIYGSGAFKLSIYESNYFLSDYDPDQNFEKRQKYYSDQQDVFEQFLNDDPIYVNENFTPSANRIRIIRPNGEGENDTVYNAPSLRVKLDKEFFQQKIFDKEGSQELSSQSNFKDYFRGLFLKAEPVGNSGSMILFNFASSSGVKMYYSYEEETTDDEDQTVDVKVIDSLGLNFTGNRVNTFKGEYPQQVQEDIANRSDNLYIDGGEGTIGVVELFNDVELEDLRAENLIINEANLELYLKSDEMGGAEEPSRIYLYDIDNNSVLVDYNINQSDVNQNAFNSRLIFSSKPETDEETGVTKYTLRLTQHIFNLIENDSSNVRLGIAVTSNINQAGNIAAKESTPVLTGDNKLDVVPAASAITPEGAVFYGSEASNEDRRFKLRIYYTDADQ, encoded by the coding sequence ATGAATTTATACAGAAGGATTTTAAAAATAGCAACAGTTCCTGTTGTTATTTTTCTTTTAGCATCTTGCGATGAAGATTTTAGTAATGTTGGTGGAGAGGTTATCGGAAATCCATCTGGCGTAGAGGTGCGTGAATACGACATCAATGCCTATACTGTCGATTTAAAATCGATCGAGTCTAACCGAAATTTTTTGGTAGGAGTAAGTCCTAATCAGATTACTCACTATCCCAGACTTTTAGGGGTTTATAATCATCCCGTTTTTGGGCAAAAATTAGCCAGTGTGCTTTCGCAAGTGAGTATCTCTCAAACTTCACCACAATTTCCTGATGGTGCAATTTTAGATAGTGTGGTGCTTAATATGCCATATTATAGTAGAGAAACAAGAAACGCAGACGGGGATTCAGAATATACACTAGATAGTATTTATGGTAGTGGAGCTTTTAAATTAAGTATCTATGAGTCAAATTACTTTTTAAGCGATTATGATCCCGACCAAAACTTTGAGAAAAGACAAAAATACTATTCAGATCAACAGGATGTATTTGAGCAATTCTTAAATGACGATCCTATTTATGTGAATGAGAATTTTACTCCTTCAGCAAATAGAATACGGATTATAAGACCCAATGGAGAAGGTGAAAATGACACTGTTTACAATGCGCCTTCATTGCGAGTTAAGTTAGATAAAGAATTTTTTCAGCAGAAAATATTTGATAAAGAAGGAAGTCAAGAATTATCAAGTCAAAGTAATTTCAAAGATTATTTCAGAGGACTTTTTCTTAAGGCGGAGCCTGTTGGGAATAGTGGAAGTATGATTCTTTTCAATTTTGCTTCAAGTTCTGGTGTGAAAATGTACTATTCTTACGAAGAAGAAACTACAGACGATGAAGATCAAACTGTAGATGTAAAAGTAATAGACAGTCTTGGATTAAACTTTACTGGTAATAGAGTAAATACCTTTAAAGGAGAGTACCCTCAGCAAGTTCAAGAGGATATTGCTAATAGATCAGATAATCTTTATATTGACGGAGGTGAAGGAACTATTGGAGTTGTAGAGCTTTTTAATGACGTAGAATTGGAAGATTTAAGAGCTGAAAATCTTATTATTAATGAAGCAAATCTTGAGTTGTATCTTAAAAGTGATGAAATGGGCGGTGCTGAAGAACCATCGCGAATTTATCTCTATGATATAGATAATAATTCGGTTTTAGTTGATTATAATATAAATCAAAGTGACGTAAATCAGAATGCTTTTAATTCCAGATTAATATTTTCTTCTAAGCCAGAAACAGATGAGGAAACGGGAGTTACAAAATACACTTTAAGATTAACACAACATATCTTCAATTTGATAGAAAATGATTCTAGTAATGTGAGATTGGGGATAGCAGTAACTTCCAATATTAATCAGGCTGGTAATATCGCTGCAAAAGAAAGTACTCCAGTGTTAACTGGCGATAATAAATTAGATGTTGTTCCGGCTGCTTCAGCAATTACTCCAGAGGGAGCTGTTTTTTACGGATCTGAAGCATCGAACGAGGATAGAAGATTTAAGTTAAGAATATACTATACAGACGCAGACCAGTAA
- a CDS encoding glycogen/starch synthase, with product MKDKRILYVSSEVIPYLPETEISSTSFEAAKMVNNLGGQIRIFMPRFGNINERRHQLHEVIRLSGMNMVINDLDMPLIIKVASIPKERMQVYFIDNEDYFKRKATLTDEDGNLFDDNDERAIFFAKGVIETVKKLNWSPDVIHVHGWLAYMLPLYLRNYYGNEPLFKDAKIVTSIYNENFEGTLDEEMREKILFDGMEKRDLKHLKEPSFVNLAKTAADNSDALIVGSDDLPEDLLDYLKKINKPLLPYKTREEFSQAYQDFYTTKVLAE from the coding sequence ATGAAAGATAAGAGGATATTGTACGTCTCGTCTGAAGTTATACCTTACTTACCTGAAACCGAAATATCATCCACATCTTTTGAAGCCGCAAAAATGGTGAATAACCTTGGAGGGCAAATTCGAATTTTTATGCCAAGATTTGGTAATATTAATGAGCGCCGCCATCAACTTCATGAAGTTATTAGGCTTTCCGGGATGAATATGGTGATTAATGATTTAGATATGCCGCTAATCATAAAAGTTGCTTCGATCCCAAAAGAGAGAATGCAGGTTTATTTTATAGATAACGAAGATTATTTTAAGAGAAAGGCAACATTGACTGATGAAGATGGAAATCTTTTTGATGACAATGACGAACGCGCTATATTTTTTGCAAAAGGTGTGATCGAAACGGTGAAGAAATTAAACTGGTCTCCAGACGTTATTCACGTACATGGTTGGCTGGCGTATATGTTGCCGTTATATTTGAGAAATTATTATGGTAATGAGCCTCTTTTTAAAGATGCAAAAATAGTTACGTCTATTTACAATGAAAACTTTGAAGGAACGTTAGATGAAGAGATGAGAGAGAAAATCTTGTTTGACGGAATGGAAAAGAGAGATCTTAAGCACCTGAAGGAGCCAAGTTTTGTGAATTTAGCAAAAACAGCTGCAGATAACTCAGACGCTCTGATCGTTGGAAGTGATGATCTTCCAGAAGATTTATTAGATTATTTGAAGAAAATCAATAAGCCTTTACTTCCTTACAAAACAAGAGAAGAGTTCTCGCAAGCATATCAAGATTTTTACACTACAAAAGTATTAGCGGAATAG
- the panC gene encoding pantoate--beta-alanine ligase — protein sequence MQVFKEKERLRTTLANIKSANKTVGLVPTMGALHDGHLYLVNEAFKSCDQVVVSIFVNPTQFDNPSDLEKYPRDLKKDIDLIRKISENIIVFTPNANELYDSEVISQHFDFEGLDNVMEGKHRNGHFDGVGTVVKLLFETVEPDKAFFGEKDYQQLQIIKRLTKIERIPVEIIGCPILREESGLARSSRNERLNDLQREKAAFIYETLKETQTLFGTESANYINDWVEQQFKNYPFLELEYFEISDAETLKEITEKREGTSYRAFIAAYAGDIRLIDNLALNN from the coding sequence ATGCAGGTTTTTAAAGAAAAGGAACGGCTAAGGACTACCTTAGCAAACATAAAGTCGGCCAACAAAACAGTTGGTTTAGTACCCACTATGGGTGCTTTGCACGATGGTCACTTGTACCTTGTTAATGAAGCTTTTAAATCCTGCGATCAGGTAGTTGTAAGCATATTTGTTAACCCTACTCAGTTTGACAATCCAAGCGATTTGGAAAAATATCCAAGAGACCTGAAAAAGGACATTGATCTTATCCGAAAAATATCTGAAAATATTATCGTTTTCACTCCAAATGCTAACGAATTGTACGACAGTGAAGTGATTTCACAACATTTTGACTTCGAAGGATTAGACAATGTGATGGAAGGGAAACATCGAAACGGACATTTTGACGGAGTAGGAACTGTAGTTAAACTTTTATTTGAAACCGTAGAACCAGACAAGGCTTTTTTTGGTGAAAAAGATTATCAGCAATTACAAATTATTAAAAGACTTACCAAAATAGAGCGTATTCCCGTAGAGATCATAGGATGCCCTATTCTTAGAGAAGAATCTGGTCTTGCAAGGAGTAGTAGAAACGAACGACTTAATGACTTGCAAAGGGAAAAAGCTGCCTTTATCTATGAAACATTAAAAGAAACTCAAACGTTATTTGGCACAGAAAGTGCAAATTATATTAATGATTGGGTAGAACAACAATTCAAAAATTATCCATTTTTAGAACTGGAATATTTTGAAATATCCGATGCTGAAACTTTAAAAGAAATAACAGAAAAAAGAGAAGGAACATCTTACCGAGCTTTTATCGCTGCGTATGCAGGTGATATTAGGCTTATAGACAACCTTGCTCTTAATAATTAA
- the panD gene encoding aspartate 1-decarboxylase: MQVHVVKSKIHRVKVTGADLNYIGSITIDEDLMDAANIIEGEKVQIVNNNNGERLETYAIPGPRNSGEITLNGAAARKVAKGDVLILICYALMDFEEAKAFKPAIVFPNEENNLLN, translated from the coding sequence ATGCAAGTTCACGTAGTAAAATCTAAAATTCATCGTGTAAAAGTAACCGGCGCCGATCTAAATTATATTGGCAGCATCACCATAGATGAGGATCTAATGGATGCAGCAAATATTATTGAAGGTGAAAAAGTTCAAATTGTAAATAATAACAATGGCGAGCGTTTAGAGACTTATGCTATCCCGGGACCAAGAAATTCTGGCGAAATCACCTTAAATGGTGCTGCAGCAAGAAAAGTGGCTAAAGGAGATGTGCTAATTTTAATCTGCTATGCCTTAATGGATTTCGAAGAAGCTAAAGCTTTTAAGCCGGCTATTGTTTTCCCTAACGAAGAAAATAATCTGCTTAACTAA